The Caulifigura coniformis genome includes a region encoding these proteins:
- the murD gene encoding UDP-N-acetylmuramoyl-L-alanine--D-glutamate ligase: protein MSPPSSPSPRDLRGRRVTVMGLGAFGGGEGVVRFLCERGARVTVTDLKSEVDLAATLARLDGCPIESLHLGGHREEDFRDADLVVVNPAVPRPNRFLEMASAAGVELTSEMNLFIEHNRAAVAAVTGSIGKSTTTALLERMLAAAGMTTRLGGNIGRSLLSEVEEIRPQDLVVLELSSFQLADLDRIRFRPDVAVVTNLRPNHLDWHRDLDDYRCAKQTVLRWQRVDDLAVLNADDADVSRWSTRGAVHWFGTHQVAAELPAEDFAEDDFDVESPLPSDSEPAREGCFVHDMTLVTSRFSIDLRDGFALPGRHHARNAAAACAAAMAMGAGDTAIRAALRDFQGLPHRLQPLGTFHGRRFFDDSKATTPEAAMAALEAFEEPVVLLAGGYDKHVDLGPFSEAIAHKVKSVVLMGQTASELERRIRECLETGKGGRLRRDRINVAADFDSACATAFAESSPGDAVVLSPGCASYGWFNNYVERGEAFAQAVSRWAAG, encoded by the coding sequence GTGAGCCCCCCGTCGAGCCCTTCGCCGCGCGACCTTCGCGGACGCCGCGTGACCGTGATGGGCCTCGGCGCCTTCGGCGGCGGAGAAGGGGTCGTCCGCTTCCTCTGTGAACGCGGAGCGCGCGTCACCGTCACTGACCTCAAATCCGAGGTCGACCTCGCCGCGACGCTGGCGAGGCTTGATGGCTGTCCCATCGAGTCGCTCCACCTCGGCGGACATCGGGAAGAAGACTTTCGCGATGCCGACCTCGTCGTCGTGAATCCCGCAGTCCCGCGACCCAACCGCTTCCTCGAAATGGCCAGCGCGGCGGGCGTGGAACTGACCAGCGAGATGAACCTGTTCATCGAGCACAACCGGGCCGCGGTCGCTGCGGTGACCGGGAGTATCGGCAAGTCCACGACGACGGCGCTCCTCGAACGCATGCTCGCCGCCGCCGGCATGACAACCCGGCTCGGAGGAAACATTGGTCGCAGTCTCCTCTCCGAAGTCGAGGAGATTCGCCCGCAGGACCTCGTCGTCCTCGAACTGAGCAGCTTCCAGCTCGCCGACCTCGACCGGATCCGGTTTCGGCCGGACGTCGCCGTCGTGACGAACCTTCGCCCCAATCATCTCGACTGGCATCGCGACCTCGACGACTACCGCTGTGCCAAGCAGACAGTCCTGCGCTGGCAGCGGGTCGACGATCTTGCGGTCCTGAACGCGGACGACGCCGACGTGTCGCGCTGGTCGACGCGGGGAGCGGTCCACTGGTTCGGAACTCATCAGGTCGCCGCCGAACTGCCGGCGGAAGATTTCGCGGAAGACGACTTCGACGTCGAGTCCCCCCTCCCATCGGACTCCGAGCCGGCGCGCGAAGGCTGCTTCGTCCACGACATGACGCTCGTCACGTCGCGGTTCTCAATCGATCTTCGGGACGGCTTCGCGCTGCCAGGCCGGCATCACGCGCGGAACGCCGCCGCCGCCTGCGCCGCGGCAATGGCAATGGGCGCCGGCGACACGGCGATCCGCGCGGCCCTGCGCGATTTCCAGGGACTGCCGCACCGGCTTCAGCCCTTGGGAACCTTTCACGGCCGACGCTTCTTCGACGACAGCAAAGCCACGACCCCCGAAGCGGCGATGGCCGCGCTGGAGGCGTTCGAAGAACCCGTCGTGCTGCTCGCCGGCGGCTACGACAAACACGTCGACCTGGGCCCGTTCTCCGAGGCGATCGCGCACAAGGTGAAGTCGGTCGTGCTCATGGGACAAACCGCGTCCGAGCTCGAACGACGAATCCGCGAATGCCTGGAAACAGGGAAGGGGGGCCGACTGCGACGCGACAGAATTAACGTGGCGGCAGACTTCGACTCGGCCTGCGCCACGGCCTTCGCGGAGTCGTCCCCGGGGGACGCCGTTGTGCTTTCCCCGGGATGCGCAAGCTACGGCTGGTTTAACAATTACGTGGAACGGGGAGAGGCGTTCGCGCAGGCCGTCTCCCGCTGGGCCGCTGGCTGA
- a CDS encoding PSD1 and planctomycete cytochrome C domain-containing protein: MRPSLSVIAAFLALAPVALSAADKPIDFNRDVRPILSDKCFHCHGPDAHSREAELRLDVEADAKRDRDGSFVINSAKPEASLLIERIVSTDDDRMPPPELDKQLTPAEIAILKRWVAEGAVYKQAWAYEKPARHEAPAVKDQAWSTHWIDRFVLARLEEEGLTPAPDTDRVTLIRRLTFDLTGLPPTPAEVEAFVNDPAYDALEKLVDRLLASDECGERLAAYWLDLVRFADTVGYHGDQDHNASLYRDYVIDAFIANMPFDRFSREQLAGDYLDNQTDDQKIATAYNRLLQTTHEGGLQAKEYLAVYGADRVRNISGVWFGATIGCAQCHDHKFDPYTAKDFYSLQAFFADIDDERHFKEGTNTLPARRAPEIPLLSRRERQALNKLESQQRKIVEQLARLGPSPKELAEKAAQEVIAGSEKTSPASAEGQAAEDPETAAKRAALDRQLARLEKSIKRLNDSTRTVMITLHKEPRITRLLPRGNWLDDSGPETPPAIPEFMGTIGSENHRPTRLDLVNWLFDAEKGNGLLTARVFSNRFWYLAFGDGLSRSLEDFGGQGEPPSHPELLDRLAFEFVESGWDVRHMLKLMVMSRTYRQSSRASKELLQRDPENRLLARQARFRIPAEAVRDTALDLSGLLVQKVGGPSVKPYQPAGYYRHLNFPTREYKSDTETAKQWRRGVYVHWQRQFLHPMMKAFDAPTREECTVKRPRSNTPIASLVLLNDPTFVEAARAFAVRIMKQGGSTPDERIAFAFRLATSRHPDDVEAKLLRDLFATSLKEAQADPDRAEEILAVGLAKRPGNMDEVEEAAWTTVARAILNLGETYQRN; encoded by the coding sequence ATGCGCCCTTCGCTGTCTGTGATTGCCGCATTCCTCGCCCTCGCCCCGGTCGCTCTGTCGGCGGCCGACAAGCCCATCGACTTCAACCGCGACGTCCGGCCGATCCTCAGTGACAAGTGCTTCCACTGTCACGGCCCCGATGCCCATTCGCGTGAGGCCGAGCTGCGACTCGACGTCGAAGCGGACGCCAAGCGCGACCGCGACGGCTCGTTCGTTATCAATTCCGCGAAGCCCGAAGCCAGTCTTTTGATCGAGCGGATCGTCAGCACGGACGACGACCGGATGCCCCCGCCGGAGCTCGACAAGCAGCTCACCCCAGCCGAAATCGCCATTCTCAAACGATGGGTCGCCGAGGGGGCGGTCTACAAACAGGCCTGGGCCTACGAGAAGCCAGCGCGACATGAAGCCCCCGCGGTGAAGGACCAGGCGTGGTCGACCCACTGGATCGATCGTTTCGTTCTGGCCCGGCTTGAAGAAGAAGGACTCACTCCAGCACCCGACACCGATCGGGTCACGCTGATCCGCCGACTCACATTCGATCTCACCGGGCTCCCGCCGACGCCGGCGGAGGTCGAGGCCTTCGTGAACGACCCGGCGTACGATGCGCTTGAGAAACTTGTCGATCGCCTGCTCGCGTCGGACGAGTGCGGCGAGCGACTCGCTGCCTACTGGCTCGACCTTGTTCGCTTCGCCGACACCGTCGGCTACCACGGCGATCAGGACCACAATGCGTCGCTCTACCGCGACTACGTGATCGATGCCTTCATCGCCAACATGCCGTTCGACCGGTTCTCTCGCGAGCAGCTTGCCGGCGACTACCTCGACAATCAGACCGACGACCAGAAGATCGCGACCGCCTATAACCGGCTGCTGCAGACGACGCACGAAGGAGGCCTGCAGGCCAAAGAGTATCTGGCGGTCTATGGCGCTGATCGAGTGAGGAACATCTCCGGTGTCTGGTTCGGCGCGACGATCGGATGCGCCCAGTGCCACGACCACAAGTTCGATCCGTACACCGCGAAAGACTTCTACTCCCTGCAGGCGTTCTTCGCCGACATCGACGACGAGCGGCACTTCAAGGAGGGAACCAACACGCTCCCCGCCCGTCGCGCGCCGGAGATTCCCTTGCTTTCGCGCCGCGAAAGGCAGGCGCTCAACAAGCTCGAATCACAGCAGCGCAAGATTGTCGAACAGCTCGCCCGGCTCGGTCCTTCGCCGAAGGAACTCGCCGAGAAAGCAGCCCAGGAAGTCATCGCCGGTTCCGAAAAGACCTCGCCCGCTTCGGCCGAAGGGCAGGCCGCGGAAGATCCTGAAACGGCCGCGAAACGCGCCGCTCTCGACAGGCAACTCGCCCGGCTCGAGAAGTCGATCAAGAGGCTCAACGATTCCACCCGGACGGTGATGATCACGCTGCACAAAGAGCCGCGGATCACCAGGCTCCTCCCGCGCGGCAACTGGCTCGACGATTCGGGCCCCGAGACCCCGCCGGCGATTCCCGAGTTCATGGGAACGATTGGTTCCGAAAACCACCGTCCGACACGCCTCGATCTCGTCAACTGGCTGTTCGACGCGGAGAAAGGGAATGGCCTTCTCACCGCGCGCGTCTTCTCGAACCGGTTCTGGTATCTCGCATTCGGCGACGGCCTCAGTCGGTCGCTCGAAGACTTCGGAGGACAAGGGGAGCCTCCAAGCCACCCGGAACTTCTCGACCGCCTGGCTTTTGAGTTCGTCGAGAGCGGCTGGGATGTCCGCCACATGCTGAAGCTCATGGTGATGAGCCGGACCTACCGGCAGTCATCGCGAGCCTCAAAGGAACTGCTCCAACGCGACCCCGAAAACCGGCTGCTGGCTCGACAGGCGCGGTTCCGCATTCCGGCAGAAGCCGTCCGCGACACCGCCCTCGACCTCAGCGGCCTTCTCGTCCAGAAAGTCGGCGGCCCCAGCGTGAAGCCCTATCAGCCGGCCGGCTATTACCGTCACCTGAACTTCCCAACCCGCGAATACAAATCGGACACGGAGACTGCAAAGCAGTGGCGACGCGGCGTCTATGTCCACTGGCAGCGCCAGTTCCTGCACCCGATGATGAAGGCCTTCGATGCGCCGACGCGGGAAGAGTGCACGGTCAAACGTCCTCGCTCCAATACGCCAATCGCTTCACTCGTGCTCCTGAACGACCCCACGTTCGTCGAAGCCGCCCGCGCCTTCGCTGTCCGCATCATGAAGCAGGGAGGCTCGACTCCCGACGAACGGATCGCGTTCGCGTTCCGCCTGGCAACCTCCCGACATCCCGATGATGTCGAGGCGAAGCTTCTCCGCGACCTCTTCGCGACCTCACTGAAAGAAGCCCAGGCCGATCCCGATCGCGCTGAGGAAATCCTGGCGGTCGGCCTCGCGAAGCGGCCCGGGAACATGGATGAGGTTGAAGAAGCGGCCTGGACGACAGTCGCCCGGGCGATCCTGAATCTTGGTGAGACGTACCAGAGAAACTAG
- a CDS encoding DUF1501 domain-containing protein yields MSLFNSALARRQFLSTTGVGFGAAALSSLIARDSQAHAPGRSGLPHFPATIKRVIYLYMSGGPSQFESFDYKPEMERLDGQPMPESFTKGQPIAQLQGKELKVQGPMTKFKQYGESGQWVSDFFPWQQKLADDICVIRSMHTDQINHDPANTFINTGTAISGRPSMGAWINYGLGSECEDLPGFVVMTSVGGRNPQPIAARQWDAGFLPSRFSGVEFNSAGDPVHYISNPPGVTNAQQRRLVDAVNALDRRRNETVTNPELETRIANYETAFRMQASVPELMDMSGEPQHILDMYGCKPGDGSFASNCLLARKLAERGVRFIQLYHRGWDHHDGIEKYMDICCRLTDQPTYALIHDLKQRGMLDDTLVIWGGEFGRTPMSQTSKGAPGRDHHMRCFTSWMAGGGIKGGLSYGQSDILGYFPAENPVHVRDMHATMLHMFGIDHERFTIKHQGLDLKLTGVEKAHVLKDIMA; encoded by the coding sequence ATGAGCCTCTTCAATTCCGCCCTTGCCCGCCGTCAGTTCCTGTCGACCACCGGCGTCGGCTTCGGAGCCGCCGCCCTCTCGAGCCTCATCGCCCGCGACTCCCAGGCCCATGCGCCAGGCCGGTCCGGCCTCCCGCATTTCCCCGCGACGATCAAGCGGGTGATCTACCTGTATATGTCCGGCGGGCCATCGCAGTTCGAATCGTTCGACTACAAGCCCGAGATGGAACGCCTCGACGGGCAGCCAATGCCCGAGTCGTTCACCAAAGGACAGCCCATCGCCCAGCTTCAGGGGAAGGAGCTGAAAGTCCAGGGCCCGATGACGAAGTTCAAACAGTACGGCGAATCGGGCCAGTGGGTCAGCGACTTCTTCCCCTGGCAGCAGAAGCTCGCGGACGACATCTGCGTCATCCGCTCGATGCACACCGACCAGATCAATCACGACCCGGCCAACACCTTCATCAACACGGGCACCGCCATCAGCGGACGCCCCTCGATGGGGGCGTGGATCAATTACGGACTCGGCTCCGAGTGCGAGGACCTCCCCGGCTTCGTTGTCATGACGAGCGTCGGCGGCCGCAATCCCCAGCCGATCGCCGCCCGGCAGTGGGACGCTGGCTTTCTCCCCAGCCGGTTTTCGGGAGTCGAGTTCAACTCCGCCGGCGACCCGGTCCACTACATCTCCAATCCCCCCGGCGTGACGAACGCCCAGCAGCGGCGTCTCGTCGATGCCGTCAACGCGCTCGACCGCCGCCGCAATGAGACAGTGACCAATCCCGAGCTCGAAACCCGCATCGCCAACTACGAAACGGCCTTCCGGATGCAGGCATCGGTCCCCGAGCTGATGGACATGTCCGGGGAGCCGCAGCACATCCTCGACATGTACGGCTGCAAGCCGGGCGACGGATCGTTCGCCTCGAACTGCCTCCTCGCCCGCAAGCTGGCCGAGCGCGGAGTCCGGTTCATCCAGCTCTATCACCGCGGGTGGGACCATCACGACGGCATCGAGAAGTACATGGACATCTGCTGCCGACTGACCGACCAGCCAACCTACGCACTGATCCACGACCTCAAGCAGCGCGGCATGCTCGATGACACCCTCGTCATCTGGGGCGGCGAATTCGGTCGAACCCCGATGTCGCAAACAAGCAAAGGCGCCCCCGGCCGGGATCACCACATGCGCTGCTTCACCAGCTGGATGGCGGGGGGCGGCATCAAGGGCGGGCTCAGCTACGGGCAGTCCGACATCCTCGGCTACTTCCCCGCCGAGAACCCCGTCCACGTCCGCGACATGCACGCCACAATGCTGCACATGTTCGGCATAGACCACGAGCGGTTCACGATCAAGCACCAGGGTCTCGACCTGAAACTCACCGGTGTCGAAAAAGCCCACGTCCTGAAAGACATCATG